In the genome of Rhinolophus ferrumequinum isolate MPI-CBG mRhiFer1 chromosome 24, mRhiFer1_v1.p, whole genome shotgun sequence, one region contains:
- the TIFAB gene encoding TRAF-interacting protein with FHA domain-containing protein B, whose product MERPHTVLQVSLHHPTKDPAIFATVPSRLQHDISPLLVGRGPEAHLQLQLPRLSRQHLSLEPYREMGSAGLAFSLKTLSRRGCVWVNGLTLRFLEQVRLSTVNRVTFSGVQMVIRIEGGPSLEDFVCCFHVSPSPLIYRLQAEETDEWEDIPPGAACPGFRAEGSRSPGLSPWPFLDWGQPSPGGGTKI is encoded by the coding sequence ATGGAGAGACCCCACACGGTCCTACAGGTGAGCCTACACCACCCCACAAAGGACCCAGCCATTTTCGCCACCGTCCCATCTCGGCTGCAGCATGACATCAGCCCGCTGCTGGTGGGGCGCGGCCCAGAAGCCCACCTCCAGCTGCAGCTCCCCCGCCTCTCTCGCCAACACCTGTCCCTGGAGCCCTACCGGGAAATGGGCAGCGCTGGGCTGGCCTTCAGCCTCAAGACCCTGAGTCGCAGGGGCTGCGTGTGGGTCAACGGGCTGACCCTGAGGTTCCTGGAACAGGTCCGCCTGAGCACCGTCAACAGGGTCACCTTCTCCGGTGTGCAGATGGTGATCCGCATAGAAGGAGGCCCCTCCCTGGAGGACTTTGTCTGCTGTTTCCATGTCAGTCCCTCCCCGCTGATTTACAGGCTCCAGGCCGAAGAGACTGATGAATGGGAAGACATCCCCCCGGGAGCTGCCTGCCCTGGGTTCAGAGCAGAGGGCTCCAGGTCACCTGGGCTTTCTCCATGGCCCTTTCTAGACTGGGGACAGCCAAGCCCTGGAGGAGGAACAAAAATATAG